The Pricia mediterranea genome includes a window with the following:
- a CDS encoding nucleotide sugar dehydrogenase: MKDIKIAVIGLGYVGLPLARLFATKYPVVGFDINEERIKELRSGTDSTLEVADDVLKKVLSESPKMETGLFCSNQLEDISDCNYYVVTVPTPVDSTNRPILTPLYKSSETVGKVLKKGDVVIYESTVYPGVTEEECVPVLEKISGLKFNEDFFVGYSPERINPGDKEHTVDKILKVTSGSTPEIGKKVDQLYASVITAGTHLAPTIKVAEAAKVIENSQRDINIAFVNELAKIFNLMSIDTSAVLEAAGTKWNFLPFRPGLVGGHCIGVDPYYLAQKAQAFGYHPEIILAGRRMNDGMGKYVASEIVKLMVQRDMKIKGADILILGITFKENCPDVRNTKAIDVINSLKAYGSQVTVFDPWASKEEVKKELGLDIVNALPNKKYAAIVLAVSHRQFLDIDLRNLLDQGGILYDVKNVLTCEVDGKL; this comes from the coding sequence ATGAAAGATATTAAAATCGCGGTAATCGGCCTCGGATATGTAGGTCTTCCTTTGGCACGTTTGTTTGCCACCAAATATCCTGTGGTGGGATTTGATATTAATGAAGAACGTATCAAAGAACTACGTTCTGGCACTGACAGCACCCTAGAAGTAGCTGATGATGTGCTTAAGAAAGTACTTTCGGAGAGCCCCAAAATGGAAACCGGCCTTTTTTGCTCGAATCAGTTGGAAGATATTTCAGATTGCAATTATTACGTCGTCACCGTTCCGACACCCGTCGACAGTACCAACCGACCCATTTTGACGCCGCTTTACAAGTCAAGCGAAACCGTGGGCAAAGTCTTAAAAAAAGGAGACGTTGTTATTTATGAATCTACGGTGTACCCTGGGGTTACGGAAGAAGAATGCGTACCGGTTCTGGAGAAAATCAGTGGACTCAAGTTCAACGAGGATTTTTTTGTCGGTTATTCCCCTGAGCGTATCAATCCCGGCGACAAGGAGCATACTGTGGATAAGATTCTAAAGGTAACCTCCGGTTCCACTCCTGAAATCGGCAAGAAGGTCGACCAGTTGTATGCCTCGGTCATTACCGCCGGAACCCACTTGGCTCCCACCATCAAAGTCGCGGAAGCAGCCAAAGTTATAGAAAACTCCCAACGGGATATCAATATTGCCTTTGTCAACGAATTGGCCAAGATTTTCAACCTGATGTCCATCGACACCAGTGCGGTGCTGGAAGCTGCAGGTACCAAGTGGAATTTTTTACCGTTCCGTCCAGGACTTGTGGGAGGGCACTGTATCGGCGTAGATCCTTATTATTTAGCGCAAAAGGCCCAAGCCTTTGGGTATCATCCTGAAATCATTTTAGCTGGCCGCCGTATGAACGATGGCATGGGTAAGTACGTAGCTTCGGAAATCGTAAAATTGATGGTCCAGCGGGACATGAAAATAAAAGGCGCCGATATTCTAATATTAGGCATTACCTTTAAAGAGAACTGTCCCGATGTACGAAATACCAAAGCTATCGATGTCATCAACAGCCTTAAGGCCTACGGCTCGCAGGTAACGGTATTCGATCCGTGGGCTTCCAAAGAGGAAGTAAAAAAGGAACTCGGTCTGGATATTGTAAATGCCTTGCCCAATAAAAAATACGCCGCTATCGTGCTCGCAGTTTCACATAGGCAATTTTTGGACATAGATTTGCGCAATTTGTTAGATCAAGGCGGGATTCTCTACGATGTAAAAAATGTCTTGACGTGTGAAGTGGACGGTAAACTTTAA